One window of Nymphaea colorata isolate Beijing-Zhang1983 chromosome 1, ASM883128v2, whole genome shotgun sequence genomic DNA carries:
- the LOC116258499 gene encoding alpha-(1,4)-fucosyltransferase: protein MNERRTVPWRSRVGGGCGGTLTMAMPFMWKHSVRFLNYAVAVLAAALVFISLFLILPFPSPSISSVIRFSESGRSYSNGLYSQKPFVDMVDAFRAWDSVVACDRFREKHMDSLSVVTGGRGNSSASSPSSSLQDPDGGGDCSGLKMRHVNLLLKRWTWIPDNLDGLYSCRCGLSCLWTKSPALVDKPDAVLFETSTPPKERTKGDPLRVYMDLEPGRRSSGYEDIFITYHAKDDVQSTYAGALFHNGRSYQISSKKQNDTLVYWSSSRCVWQRNRLAKKLLSMLPHHSFGKCLNNVGGTNMALTYYPECANRESAVPKWWDHLHCAMSHYKFVLAIENTMTESYVTEKLFYALDAGSVPIYFGAPNVWDFVPPNSIIDGTKFASLEELASYVKDLANDPVAYAEYHAWRRCGVMGNYHKARAMSLDTLPCRLCEAVSRKGGRDA, encoded by the exons ATGAATGAGCGGAGAACTGTCCCTTGGAGATCCAGAGTAGGTGGTGGTTGTGGGGGCACGCTCACCATGGCGATGCCGTTTATGTGGAAGCATTCAGTGAGGTTCCTTAACTACGCGGTGGCGGTGTTGGCGGCCGCTCTTGTGTTCATTTCCCTCTTTTTGATCTTGCCTTTCCCTTCCCCGTCGATCTCCTCTGTCATCCGCTTCTCCGAGTCTGGTAGGTCGTACTCGAATGGCTTGTACAGCCAGAAGCCGTTCGTCGACATGGTGGACGCCTTCAGGGCATGGGACTCCGTGGTTGCGTGCGACCGGTTCAGGGAGAAACACATGGATTCGTTGTCGGTGGTGACCGGCGGTAGGGGGAACTCCTCCGCATCTTCGCCGTCGTCTTCTCTTCAGGACCCGGATGGCGGGGGGGACTGTAGTGGGTTGAAGATGAGGCATGTGAACCTTCTGCTCAAGAGGTGGACGTGGATTCCTGACAATCTCGATGGCCTTTATTCTTGCCGGTGCGGGCTGAGCTGCCTCTGGACCAAATCCCCCGCCCTTGTTGATAAGCCCGACGCCGTGCTTTTCGAGACATCCACGCCCCCGAAAGAG AGAACCAAGGGAGATCCGCTTCGCGTATACATGGATCTTGAGCCTGGTCGACGATCTTCAGGATATGAGGATATTTTTATTACTTATCATGCCAAAGATGATGTTCAGTCAACTTACGCAGGGGCACTGTTTCATAATGGTCGGAGTTATCAAATATCATCTAAGAAGCAAAAT GATACACTTGTTTACTGGTCATCTTCGAGATGTGTTTGGCAAAGAAATCGTCTGGCTAAGAAGCTCCTCTCGATGCTGCCGCATCATTCATTTGGCAAATGCTTGAATAATGTTGGTGGCACAAACATGGCACTGACCTATTATCCAGAGTGTGCGAATCGTGAAAGCGCAGTACCAAAGTGGTGGGATCATCTTCACTGTGCCATGTCACACTATAAGTTTGTGCTCGCTATTGAGAATACCATGACAGAGAGCTATGTCACCGAGAAGCTCTTTTATGCATTGGATGCGGGATCAGTTCCAATTTATTTTGGAGCACCAAACGTATGGGACTTTGTTCCTCCAAATTCTATTATCGATGGTACAAAATTTGCATCCCTCGAGGAACTGGCTTCTTATGTCAAGGACCTTGCTAACGATCCAGTTGCATATGCTGAGTATCATGCATGGAGAAGGTGCGGCGTGATGGGCAATTATCACAAGGCACGTGCTATGAGCCTTGACACGTTGCCTTGTCGGCTATGTGAAGCTGTGAGCCGGAAAGGTGGGAGGGATGCTTGA
- the LOC116260801 gene encoding probable alkaline/neutral invertase D → MEGVHENNLRHVDSQCTISDADDCDFSRLLDKPRALKIERKRSFDERSLTELTLCYSPRVSRNMEISRCLENYDSICSPGIRSGFNTPASSARNSFEPHPIVAEAWEALRRSLVYFRGQPVGTIAALDHTEEALNYNQVFVRDFVPSALAFLMNGEPDIVKNFILKTLVLQGWEKRIDRFTLGEGAMPASFKVLHDPVRNSDTIIADFGESAIGRVAPVDSGFWWIILLRAYTKSTGDLSLAETPECQRGIRLILSLCLSEGFDTFPTLLCADGCSMIDRRMGIYGYPIEIQALFFMALRCALSMLKHDAEGKEFIERIVRRLHALSYHMRSYFWLDFRQLNDIYRYKTEEYSHTAVNKFNVIPDSIPDWVFDFMPTRGGYFVGNVSPARMDFRWFALGNCVAILSSLATPEQSMAIMDLIEARWEELVGEMPLKIAYPAIESHEWRIVTGCDPKNTRWSYHNGGSWPVLLWLLTAACIKTGRPQIARRAIELAESRLLVDSWPEYYDGKLGRYIGKQARKFQTWSIAGYLVSKMMLEDPSHLGMISLEEDKQMKPLIKRSTSWTC, encoded by the exons ATGGAAGGAGTCCACGAGAACAATCTCAGGCACGTAGACTCGCAGTGTACGATCTCGGACGCGGATGATTGTGATTTCTCGCGATTACTCGACAAGCCGAGGGCGTTGAAGATAGAGAGAAAGCGATCGTTTGACGAGAGGTCGCTCACTGAATTGACGCTGTGCTATTCCCCTCGGGTGTCAAGGAATATGGAAATCAGCCGGTGCTTGGAGAATTACGATAGTATATGCTCTCCTGGGATAAGGTCCGGGTTCAACACACCGGCATCGTCTGCCAGGAACTCCTTTGAGCCACATCCTATAGTCGCCGAGGCATGGGAGGCTCTGCGAAGATCGTTGGTCTACTTCCGGGGTCAACCTGTTGGCACCATCGCTGCCCTTGACCACACAGAAGAAGCTCTAAACTACAATCAG GTCTTTGTTAGGGACTTCGTGCCTAGTGCCCTGGCTTTCCTGATGAATGGTGAACCAGACATAGTAAAAAATTTTATCTTGAAGACACTTGTTCTCCAAGGCTGGGAGAAAAGAATTGACCGTTTCACACTAGGAGAAGGTGCAATGCCTGCTAGCTTCAAGGTGCTCCACGATCCAGTTCGAAATTCGGACACCATAATTGCTGATTTTGGTGAGAGTGCAATTGGTCGAGTTGCTCCAGTGGACTCTGGATTTTGGTGGATCATCTTACTCCGTGCCTACACAAAGTCTACTGGGGATTTATCCCTTGCAGAGACTCCTGAGTGTCAAAGAGGAATCAGGTTAATATTGAGTCTGTGCCTTTCAGAAGGCTTTGACACATTTCCAACACTCTTATGTGCAGATGGCTGCTCCATGATAGATAGACGGATG GGTATATATGGTTACCCTATTGAAATTCAAGCACTCTTCTTCATGGCATTGAGGTGTGCTCTTTCCATGCTTAAACATGATGCAGAGGGTAAAGAATTTATTGAAAGAATTGTGAGAAGGTTGCATGCTTTGAGTTATCATATGCGAAGTTACTTCTGGCTTGATTTCCGGCAGCTAAATGACATTTATCGCTACAAGACCGAGGAATATTCTCATACAGCAGTTAACAAATTCAATGTCATTCCTGATTCAATCCCAGACTGGGTATTTGATTTTATGCCAACTCGTGGAGGGTACTTTGTTGGAAACGTTAGTCCTGCTAGAATGGACTTCCGATGGTTTGCACTGGGAAATTGCGTAGCAATCTTATCATCTCTTGCGACTCCGGAGCAATCTATGGCTATCATGGATCTTATAGAAGCACGTTGGGAAGAGCTAGTTGGGGAGATGCCTCTGAAGATTGCTTATCCAGCAATAGAAAGCCATGAATGGAGAATAGTGACAGGTTGTGATCCCAAAAATACCCGGTGGAGCTATCACAATGGAGGATCTTGGCCAG TCCTGCTCTGGTTGCTCACTGCTGCCTGCATAAAGACTGGGAGGCCGCAGATTGCTCGACGGGCCATCGAGTTGGCAGAAAGCAGGCTTCTAGTTGATAGCTGGCCGGAATATTATGACGGGAAACTTGGAAGATACATAGGAAAGCAAGCTCGAAAGTTTCAGACATGGTCAATTGCAGGATAtttggtttcaaagatgatgTTGGAGGACCCCTCTCACTTGGGGATGATCTCTCTTGAAGAGGACAAGCAAATGAAGCCTCTCATCAAGAGATCCACATCCTGGACGTGCTAA